The genomic window CGGGGTAGCCGGGGCTGGCGAAGGTCAGCAGCCGCGCCGGACGCAGGCCGGCGACGACGACGTGCGAGGCCGGCCCCTTGCCGTGCAGGTCCACGGCCAGCTCGGGGGGCGGCCCGTCCCAGTCCAGCGGCTCGAGCTCGCGGGCGGGCAGCACCTCGTCGACGGCGTCGACCAGCCCGGCCAGCGGCGCCAGGGCGGCCGTGGTCGCCAGGACCAGCCGGTGGTCCGGGACGGCGGCGCGCACCGCCCGGATCGCCGGGACGCCGGTGAGCAGGTCCCCGAGCCCGAGCGGCCGCAGCACGACCGCCACCGGCTGTGCAGCTTCGCGGAGTCGCACGGAGTCGGCGGAGCTCACACCCGGGAGCGCTCGACGAGGGCGGTGGTCGAGTGCCCGTCCAGGTAGGGCAGGACGACCGCCTGGCCGCCCCACCGGCGCAGCACCGCGGCCTCGGGCAGGTCGGCGCCGGCGTAGTCACCGCCCTTGGCCCAGACGTCGGGCCGCAGCCGGTCGAGCACCTCCGCCGGGGTGTCCTCGTCGAACACCACGACGGCGTCGACGAACTCCAGCGCCTCGAGCACCCGGGCGCGGTCCGGCGCGGTCACCAGCGGTCGCGAGGGCCCCTTGAGCCGGCGCACGGACTCGTCGGAGTTGATGCACACGACCAGGCAGTCGCCCAGCCCGCGGGCGGCGCGCAGCGTGGCCACGTGGCCGGCGTGCAGCAGGTCGAAGCAGCCGCCGGTGGCCACCACGGTGCCACCGGCCGCGCGCACGCGGTTCAGCAGCGCCGCGACCCCGTCCTCGGCCGCGACGTCCGGCTCGCGCACCGTCGAGGCGTCCCAGGCCGAGGCCCCGCCGGCGGCCACGAAGCGCCCGGCGAACGCGACCGCGGCGGCCACCGCCTCGCCGGTCACCGCGCCGTCGGCGAGCGCCAGCGCCGCGGCGGCGGCGAAGGAGTCGCCGGCGCCGCACGGGTCGCCGCCGGTCACGGGCACCGCCGGGACCACCATCGGGGCGCCCTCGCCGTAGGACAGCAGCGCGCCCCGGGCCCCCAGCGTGACCGCGACCGCGCCCACGCCCCAGTGCCGGATCAGCGCCTCGGCCCGCCCGCCCACGGCGGCCAGTCCGTCGCCGTCGGCGGGCACACCCGCGGCGGCGGCCACGCGGGCGGCCTCCGAGGCGTTGGGCGTCACGAGCCGGACGCTCGGCACCGGATCGGCACCGCGCGGGTGCGGGTCCCAGACCACCGGGCCGCCGGCCTCGCCCAGCGCCGCGCGGACGGCGGGGTCGGACGTCGTGCCGCGCCCGTAGTCGGCGACGAGCACGGCGGCGGCGTCGCGGATGGCCTCGCGCGCCTCGGCCGGGAGCTCGCCGAGGGTGACGGCGGGCGCGCCGCTGTCGAGGCGCACCACCGAGTGGTCGCCCACGCGCACCCGCTGCTTGACCGCGGTGCCACCCGTGGCCGGGACGGCGACCAGCCGCACCCGGCCGGCCAGCAGCGCCCGCAGCCGCGCGGCGCCCTCGTCGTCGGCGAGCGGGGCGACCAGCACGACCTCGCGGCCGGTGGCCTGCGCGGCGATGACGGCGGCCAGCGCCGCGCCGCCGGGGCGCTCGCGGGTCTCCAGGTCCTCGACCACGGGCACCGGCGCGTCCGGGGTCAGGCGGGACGCGGTGCCGACCAGGTCGACGTCGAGCAGCGCGTCGCCGACGACGACGACCGCTCCCCCACCTCCCCCGCTCACTGCGCGACCCCGAGGCGCGACCGGGGCACCCGCGCCGGCTCGGCCAGCACCGCGGCGTCGAAGGCCGCGCACAGCAGGTGCAGCGCGACCAGGTGGCACTCCTGCACGGTCGCCGTCCACGGGGAGTCGATGCAGACCGCCTCGTCCGACGCCGCGGCCAGCGGGTTGGGCGCCGGGCCGGTGATCGACAGGACGGTGATGCCGCACTCGCGGGCGCGGCGGGCGGCGGCGACGGCGTTCGGCGAGCGGCCCGAGGTCGACAGCAGCACCAGGACGTCGCCGGCGCGGCCGTGCGCCTCGACCTGCCGGGCGAAGAGCTCGTCGGCCGGGTAGTCGTTGGCGATCGCGGTGAGCGACGAGGTCTCGGCGGTCAGGCAGATCGCGGAGAACGGCGGCCGGTCGGCGCGGTAGCGGCCCACGAGCTCGGCGGTCAGGTGCTGCGCCTGCGCGGCGCTGCCCCCGTTGCCCGCCGCGAGCAGCCGCCCGCGGGACTCGCCGCACAGGACGTCGGCCAGCAGTCCGCCCCAGCGGTCGAGGGTGTCGACCGACCGGTCGAGGCTGCGCAGCGCCGACGTCAGCGAGGCCACGTGGTCGCGGCCGGTGAGGTGCGTGCAGGAGCCGGGCGAGGCGACCTCGCCGGCGGTGCTCTCGAAGGCGGAGTGGGGCGCGGTGCTCATCGGGAGGCCTCCAGGGGCGCTCATCGGACGGCCTCGACGGGACGCCGGGTGGACAGGACCTGCCGGTAGACGGCCTCGGTGTCGGCGGCCACGCGGGCCCACCGGTAGCGGGCGCGGGCCCGCCGGACCCCGGCCGCGCCGTAGGCGGCGCGGCGGGCGTCGTCGGCCAGCAGCGCGGCGAGCACCGCGCCGAGCCGGGCCGGGTCGCGGGGCGGCACGAGGTCACCGGTGACGCCGTCGGCGACGGAGTCCTGCAGCCCGCCGACGGCGGTGGCCACCACCGGGCGGCCGCAGGCCATGGCCTCCAGCGGGGTGATGCCGAACGGCTCGTACCAGGGCACCGCCAGGACGACGTCGGCCGAGCGGATCCACGAAGGGACGTCGGCCCGGCCCACCGAGCCGGTGAACACCAGCCGGTCGGCCACGCCCAGGGAGGCGGCGACGGCGCGCAGCCGGCGCACCTCCGGGTCGGCGTCGAGCGCGCCGGCCGGCGGCCCCCCGACGACGACGAGCTCGGCGTCCGGGACGGCGGCCAGCGCGCGGACGGCGTCCTCCTGGCCCTTGCGCTCCACCAGCCGGCCGAGCACCAGCAGCCGGGGCCGGTCCGAGCGCGGTGCCACCGGCCCGCGCGGCGTGAACGCGGTGGTGTCCACGCCGCAGGGGACGACGGACACGCGGTCGCGGGACAGGCCCAGGCGGCGCAGCTCGAACACCTCGTCGCTGCAGGTGGCCACCACGTGACCGACCGCCCGGCACAGGCTCCGCTCCAGCTCGACGCGCTGCGCCGGCGAGGTGTCGGCGTCGCCCTGGTGGCGGCGCTTGACCGAGCCGAGCGCGTGGAAGGTCTGCAGCACCGGCACGGGCGTGAGCAGGCTCCCGGCGGCCTCGACGGCGGCCAGCCCGCTCATCCAGAAGTGCGCGTGGACGACGTCGGGCGGCGTCACCGACCAGCGGGCCCGCAGCGCGGCGGCCATCGCCGGCACGTGCCCGAGCAGGTCGTCCTTGGGCAGCGCCCGGGCCGGGCCGGCGGTGAGGTGGCTGACCACGTAGCCGTCGGCGGTGGGGACCTCGTCGGGCAGGCCGGGGTCGTCGCGGCGGGTGTGCACGGTGACGTCGTGGCCGCGCGCGGCCAGGCCTGCGGCGAGCGCGGCGACGTGCACGTTCTGGCCGCCGGCGTCCACGCCGCCGATCGCGGCCAGCGGCGAGGCGTGCTCGCTGACCAGGTCGATGCGCAGGGGTGCGCCGGATACCCGGTGCGTCCTCATCGGGTGACCTCCTCGAGCAGGGTGTCCCAGTCGGAGAGGAACCGGGGAAGCCCGTACCGCTCCAGCGCGGCGGCGCGTGCCGCCTTGCCGGCCAGCCGGGCGGCGTCCTCGTCGTGCAGGTAGGTGCGCACCGCGTCCCACAGGACCTCGGGCCGGGTGGAGAGCACGCCGGCGCCCGCCGGCACCGCCTCGACGACCTCGGTGGCCGCCAGCGCGACCACCGGCATGCCGAGGTGCATGGCCTCGAGCAGCGAGAGCCCGAGCGAGGTCCAGCGGACCGGGTGCACGTAGACCCGGCGGCGGGCCAGCTCGGTGTGCATCACGGACTGCGGCGGGTCGTCGTACAGGGCGACCCGGCCGGGATCGAGGGCGTAGCGCTCGTGCAGCCCGGACAGGCCCATCCCGAAGACGTCGACCGGAGCGGCCTGCGCCAGCCCGGCCAGCAGGTCCGCGCCCACCGTGCGGCCCCGGCGCACCGGCTCGTTGGTGACGACGGCGGCGCGGGCCAGCTCGCCGGTCCAGCGCTCGCCGGGGTCGACGATGCCGTGCTCGATCACCGTCGTGGGCGCTCGGCCGTTGTCGTAGAAGAGCCGGTTGAAGTGGGTGACGTGCGCGATCGGGACGTCGTCGCGGTCGGCCAGCGGGTGCCGCGTGTACGGGACCGGCGCGGCGCCCTCCTCCAGGCCCGGCGCGTTGTGCTCGAGGAAGACCGCCGGCAGGTCACGGCCGGGCTCGCGGCCGAGCCACTCGCGGACCAGCTCGAGGTCGCGCACCCGCTGCAGCACGACGACGTCGACCTGCTCGTCGCCCAGCTGCTCCGGGGTCACCTCGCGGGCCGACGCCGGCCAGTCCCACGTGCGGGCGCGTCCCAGTCCGTCCGGGCCCCGGCCGGGGACCACGGGCAGCAGGTACTCGTGCGCGCCCTGGACGAACGCCGTCGTCCAGGAGCCGTGCACGTGCCAGACCAGGACCCTCACGCGGCCACCACCTTCTCCACCGCCGCGACGACGTCCGCCGCGGTCACCGACGTCAGACAGGGGTGGCCGGGCACCGGGCAGACGCGGGCCCGCGTGTCACGGCAGGGCGCGTCCTGGTCGCCGAGCAGCACGGTGGGGACGCCGTAGGGCGCCCACCGCGCGGCCGGCACCACCGGGCTGAACAGCGAGACCACCGGCGTCCCCACGGCGGCGGCCAGGTGCGCGGGTCCGGTGTTGCCGACGACCACGGCCGCGGCGCCGTCGAGCAGGGCGGCCATCTCCGGCAGGGTCGTGGCGCCCCCGAGGTCGACGCCGCGGGTGCCGGCCACGGCGGCGGTGAGCTCGCGCTCCCCCGGCCCGCCGGTGACCAGCACGCGGTGGCCGGCGTCGGCGAGGGCCTCGACCGCCGCGGCGCAGCGCTCGGCGGGCCAGGCGCGGGCGGGGACCGAGGCGCCCGGGTGCAGGACGACGTAGCCCGGCTGGTGCGGCGTCGCCGGCAGCGGGCGGCGGACCGCGAGCCGGCCGTCGTCGCCCTCGGGGAGGTCGAAGCCGGCCGCGCGGGCCAGCGACAGCGCCCGCTCGGGCTCGGGCAGGTCCACCTCGTCGTCCCGGCCGAGCCGGTGGCGGACGTCGAGCAGCGCGCCCGGGTAGTCGACGCTGATCGCGCTCAGCCGGGGCACGCCGGCCGCGCGCAGCAGCAGGGCTAGCGGCAGCGGCGACTGGTGGAACGACGTGCTGAGGACGGCCTCGTCGGGCGCCAGCGCCCGCACCCGGTCGGTGAGCGCGGCGAGGTCCGCGGCGTCCACCGGCGGCGGGTCGCCGAGGATCCAGGGGCAGGCCCACGTCCAGACCTCGTCGACGCCGGGGAGCAACGCGGCGGCCTCGGCGCCGGCCGGACCGGCGAGGAACACCACCCGCTCGGCACCGGCGGCCACAGCGCGGACCAGCGGCCCCTGCAGCAGGACGTCACCGGCGTTGTCGAGCCGGGCGACGAGGACGGTGCCCCTGCGGCGGCTCACCACCGGCCCGCCAGGACGTCACCGACCGCGGCGGTCAGCGTCTCCGCCCGGCGCGGTGCGGCGGCGACCTCCTGCTTCCGCGTCACCGGCGTCGGCACCATGACCCCGACGGCGCCGGCGGCCGCCGCGGCCTCGACGTCGGCGCCGATGTCACCGATCACCACGGTCCGCGCCGGGTCGACGTCGAGCTCCGCGCAGGCGGCCTCCACCATCCCGGGCGCCGGCTTGCGGCAGGTGCAGCCGTCCTCGGGGCCGTGCGGGCACACCTGGACCGTGTCGAACGGGCCGAGCAGCTCGTCGAGCCGCGCCATGCAGGCGTCGACCTGCTCGCGGGTGATGATCCCGCGGGCCACGCCGGACTGGTTGCTCACCACCCCGACCCGGACGCCGCGGGCACGCAGCGCGTCGACCGCCTCCCGCGCCCCCGGCACCGGCTTCACCAGCTCCGGGTCGCCGTTGTAGGGGTAGTCGCGCACGAGGGTGCCGTCGCGGTCGAACAGGACCAGGTCCGGCAGCCCGCGCCACGGCGTCACCCGGCGGTGCCGCACGGCGCCGCGCAGGAAGTGCCAGGTGGCCAGCGGTGGGATGGCCGCGCTGGTGAGCGCCATGGTGGTCACCTCGGCGCGGTCGCGGGGGCCGGGGGCGATGCGGGCCCGGGCGAACTCGGCGGTGCCCGCGGCCCAGGCCAGGGCGGCGGCGAGCGCGGCACGGGGACGCCGTGCGGCGGCCAGTCCGACGGCGGCCAGCGCCGCCGTCGTGACCGCCAGGTGCTGCGGCCGGCGGCCGACCGCGGCGTCGGCGCGCGCGCGCCAGGTGGGGCCGTGCAGCCGGCGCATGAGGACGTCGTCGGCGTTGCCGGCCTGCACGCGCACGCTGACCCACCGGTCGGTGGGCCGGACCGGGTGGGTGATCCAGCGCTCGCCGCGCACCAGCCGGCTGCCGGTGTCCATGACCCGCAGCGCGAGGTCGGAGTCCTCGCGGAAGGCGCGGGGGAAGCGCTCGTCGAACCCGCCGACGGCGGCCAGCGCGGCGCGGCGGTAGGCGAGGTCGGCGGTGATCCACGCGCTCGTGGCCAGGCCCGCGGTGCCGCGCTCCCAGTCGGTGGGCCGGCGGTCCTCCGGCAGCGGCACCCGCACCCGGCCCTGGCTGCCGGCGACGTCGTCGGGCAGCCCCGTCAGGTCCGCCGCCAGCCGCTCGTACCAGTCGGGATCGGGGACGACGTCGTCGTCGAGGAAGGCGATCCACGGGGTGCGGGCCACCCGCCAGCCGAGGTTGCGCGCGCGGGCGGGGCCGCCACCGCCGGTGCGGACCACGCGCACCGGCGGCAGGCCGGGCCGGTCCACCTCGAGCGGGGGGCCCTCCGGCCGGTCGTCGACGACGACCAGCTCGGCCGGGCGCGGCCCCGGTGCAGCGGCCAGGGCGTCGAGGAGCACGCCGAGCGACGGCCGGCCGATGGTCGGCACGACGACGGTGCACTCCGCGAGCATGATCGCGCCCTGCCCGGACGCGATCCCCCGCAAACACTACGGGCTTGAAGTTCCTCCGGACGCGTCCCGGCCCCCTGCGGGGGCCCGCCGCGAGCTCGCGAGTGGCGGGGGCAGGGCGGTCCTCCGTCAGCGGCGGATGCGGGTCGCGGCGGACACCCGCGCGAGCGCGTCGGTGACCACGGCGGCGTCGTCCCCCAGCAGGGCGAGCAGGTGCGCCACGAGCTCGTCGTGGGTGACCGCGGCGGCCCGGGCGCGCTCGCGGCCGGCCTCGGTGAGCCGCGCGTGCAGCAGCCGCCGGTCCCCCGGCCGCCGCTCCCGCACGACCAGGCCCTGCTCGACCAGCCGGCCGACCGTGCTGGTCACACCGGCGCGGGAGAGCCCGAGCGCCTCGGCGACCTCGCCCATCGTGGCCCGCTCGCCGGGCGCCTCGGCGATCCGCCGCAGGGCCTCGAAGCCGGTCAGGGACAGGTCGTGCTCGCGGTGCAGCGCGGAGTCGACGCGGTGGGTGATGCGGTCGTGCACCTGGACGATCCGCAGCCAGGTCTCCGCCGGCCGGGGGGCGGCTCCCGCGAGCGCCGCCGGGTCGGCCGGGACCCCGGTGGTTAGCACGTCGTCGGGGCGCATTCCCCCATCGTCGCCCAGGTCCGCCTCAGGCGCTCCCGGTCGCGTCGGCGGCCGACGGCCGGCGGGCCGCGACCAGGACCAGCCCGGTGGCCGCGCCCACGAGCGCGAGCCCGGCGGCGACCAGCGGCAGCGGGTCGGGGTCGACGGCGCTCGAGGCGGCGGCCACGCGCAGCAGCACCGCGGCCGTGACCGCGCTGTCGGCGCCGACCAGCTCGATCGTCGTCGTCCCGGGGGCACCGCCGTCGGGGACGTGCACCACGACCTCGACCGTGCCGTCCTCCCCCGCCGTGGCGGAGCCGAGGACGGTGCCGTCGGTGGCGGTGACGGTGACCTCCTCGCCGGCACCGAAGCCCGCCCCGGAGACCACCACCCGGCCGCCGGCCGCCACCTGGCCGACCGGGGCCGAGGCGACCACGTCACCGGCCGGCGGGCCGTCGGCCGGCGCGCCGGGCGCGGTCTGCGGCGCGGGCGGGCCGGGCACCGGGATCGGCACGGCCTCGGGGGCCACGCCGTCCGTCGGCGCGTCGGCCGAGGGGGGCACGA from Geodermatophilus normandii includes these protein-coding regions:
- the rfaE2 gene encoding D-glycero-beta-D-manno-heptose 1-phosphate adenylyltransferase, with amino-acid sequence MSGGGGGAVVVVGDALLDVDLVGTASRLTPDAPVPVVEDLETRERPGGAALAAVIAAQATGREVVLVAPLADDEGAARLRALLAGRVRLVAVPATGGTAVKQRVRVGDHSVVRLDSGAPAVTLGELPAEAREAIRDAAAVLVADYGRGTTSDPAVRAALGEAGGPVVWDPHPRGADPVPSVRLVTPNASEAARVAAAAGVPADGDGLAAVGGRAEALIRHWGVGAVAVTLGARGALLSYGEGAPMVVPAVPVTGGDPCGAGDSFAAAAALALADGAVTGEAVAAAVAFAGRFVAAGGASAWDASTVREPDVAAEDGVAALLNRVRAAGGTVVATGGCFDLLHAGHVATLRAARGLGDCLVVCINSDESVRRLKGPSRPLVTAPDRARVLEALEFVDAVVVFDEDTPAEVLDRLRPDVWAKGGDYAGADLPEAAVLRRWGGQAVVLPYLDGHSTTALVERSRV
- a CDS encoding D-sedoheptulose-7-phosphate isomerase, translated to MSTAPHSAFESTAGEVASPGSCTHLTGRDHVASLTSALRSLDRSVDTLDRWGGLLADVLCGESRGRLLAAGNGGSAAQAQHLTAELVGRYRADRPPFSAICLTAETSSLTAIANDYPADELFARQVEAHGRAGDVLVLLSTSGRSPNAVAAARRARECGITVLSITGPAPNPLAAASDEAVCIDSPWTATVQECHLVALHLLCAAFDAAVLAEPARVPRSRLGVAQ
- a CDS encoding glycosyltransferase, whose translation is MRTHRVSGAPLRIDLVSEHASPLAAIGGVDAGGQNVHVAALAAGLAARGHDVTVHTRRDDPGLPDEVPTADGYVVSHLTAGPARALPKDDLLGHVPAMAAALRARWSVTPPDVVHAHFWMSGLAAVEAAGSLLTPVPVLQTFHALGSVKRRHQGDADTSPAQRVELERSLCRAVGHVVATCSDEVFELRRLGLSRDRVSVVPCGVDTTAFTPRGPVAPRSDRPRLLVLGRLVERKGQEDAVRALAAVPDAELVVVGGPPAGALDADPEVRRLRAVAASLGVADRLVFTGSVGRADVPSWIRSADVVLAVPWYEPFGITPLEAMACGRPVVATAVGGLQDSVADGVTGDLVPPRDPARLGAVLAALLADDARRAAYGAAGVRRARARYRWARVAADTEAVYRQVLSTRRPVEAVR
- a CDS encoding glycosyltransferase, which gives rise to MRVLVWHVHGSWTTAFVQGAHEYLLPVVPGRGPDGLGRARTWDWPASAREVTPEQLGDEQVDVVVLQRVRDLELVREWLGREPGRDLPAVFLEHNAPGLEEGAAPVPYTRHPLADRDDVPIAHVTHFNRLFYDNGRAPTTVIEHGIVDPGERWTGELARAAVVTNEPVRRGRTVGADLLAGLAQAAPVDVFGMGLSGLHERYALDPGRVALYDDPPQSVMHTELARRRVYVHPVRWTSLGLSLLEAMHLGMPVVALAATEVVEAVPAGAGVLSTRPEVLWDAVRTYLHDEDAARLAGKAARAAALERYGLPRFLSDWDTLLEEVTR
- a CDS encoding glycosyltransferase family 9 protein, producing MSRRRGTVLVARLDNAGDVLLQGPLVRAVAAGAERVVFLAGPAGAEAAALLPGVDEVWTWACPWILGDPPPVDAADLAALTDRVRALAPDEAVLSTSFHQSPLPLALLLRAAGVPRLSAISVDYPGALLDVRHRLGRDDEVDLPEPERALSLARAAGFDLPEGDDGRLAVRRPLPATPHQPGYVVLHPGASVPARAWPAERCAAAVEALADAGHRVLVTGGPGERELTAAVAGTRGVDLGGATTLPEMAALLDGAAAVVVGNTGPAHLAAAVGTPVVSLFSPVVPAARWAPYGVPTVLLGDQDAPCRDTRARVCPVPGHPCLTSVTAADVVAAVEKVVAA
- a CDS encoding HAD-IIIA family hydrolase; its protein translation is MLAECTVVVPTIGRPSLGVLLDALAAAPGPRPAELVVVDDRPEGPPLEVDRPGLPPVRVVRTGGGGPARARNLGWRVARTPWIAFLDDDVVPDPDWYERLAADLTGLPDDVAGSQGRVRVPLPEDRRPTDWERGTAGLATSAWITADLAYRRAALAAVGGFDERFPRAFREDSDLALRVMDTGSRLVRGERWITHPVRPTDRWVSVRVQAGNADDVLMRRLHGPTWRARADAAVGRRPQHLAVTTAALAAVGLAAARRPRAALAAALAWAAGTAEFARARIAPGPRDRAEVTTMALTSAAIPPLATWHFLRGAVRHRRVTPWRGLPDLVLFDRDGTLVRDYPYNGDPELVKPVPGAREAVDALRARGVRVGVVSNQSGVARGIITREQVDACMARLDELLGPFDTVQVCPHGPEDGCTCRKPAPGMVEAACAELDVDPARTVVIGDIGADVEAAAAAGAVGVMVPTPVTRKQEVAAAPRRAETLTAAVGDVLAGRW
- a CDS encoding MarR family winged helix-turn-helix transcriptional regulator, with product MRPDDVLTTGVPADPAALAGAAPRPAETWLRIVQVHDRITHRVDSALHREHDLSLTGFEALRRIAEAPGERATMGEVAEALGLSRAGVTSTVGRLVEQGLVVRERRPGDRRLLHARLTEAGRERARAAAVTHDELVAHLLALLGDDAAVVTDALARVSAATRIRR